The Zootoca vivipara chromosome 5, rZooViv1.1, whole genome shotgun sequence genome includes the window gtcccaaaacatctggaggcacactggttgagaaacactgctatacaGAATGGATTTGAAACGCAGATTGTTCCACCCAAATGGGTGTACAGGAAGGCATCATCTCAGGCAGGTAGATGCTGAGGTTGTGATGCTGCAAGGGCCTCATTGAAGCATATGGTACATGTATGTCCACTGATATATTTCGTTTGGTCTGAAGTTTTTGATATTTTCCGATGTTCTGGTACTTTTAAACTATATTCACATAGTATGGGGGAAACTGAGTTTTAACTGAGTTGATCAttaattattgttgttttctACTAGCTAAtgcgtgagtgtttaaccttagctCACATGAGAAGGGAGCTGCCTTCGTGTTTTTTCTTTGCAGGCTCTGTggaaataaaaatgcttataggtctgtttggaggatttcatattttctaagatgctgagcctatgcTTTGGACTGGCACATGTCTTGTGGAactgtttggatgtatcatttactGCTTTTTGtcatgttttgaagaaagttctgcaagtaaagttttaatTAAACTTATTGACCTtgacaatgttttatttccaaaaaggAGTCGGTTTTCATGCATCCAGTagcttcaaactgtgcaatattaatatctgcaatagacCTCATCATCCTTGCTAAAAACAGCCTATCTCAAAGAAACACATTACTAAAAAAGAATCCACCTTGTAAAGCTGTTTATTCAGCAGGAAGGGATGGGGTGTGGATGAAGCAGAAGTCAGATTGCAGAGTGGGGAACGCTTGTAGTGGGAAAAGGGAGAGAGCTCGGATCAGCAGCAATGATTTCTGAATTAGCGGGACTTCTGCAGTGGGGTGGAGGGCAAGCCTTGGCTGCTGATGAATTGGGTTCTCTTCAGGCACTGCAAAACAAAAGGCAGGATGGTATGTGGAAAAAGCATTGAACTGTGCAACTGGCACTATATCAAAATTTTGTCCCAACTACtacctcttcctctttttcttcttggaTTGTCCATTCACAAACCTTCTTCACAGCAACCAACAGATGGCAGATCTGCTCAGAAAAGCCCTGCAGTGGGGCTGGTCAATGTTTGGACTTCCAGGTGCAGCTCCTGAACTACAacacctatcagccccagccagcatggccaaggctTCCCCACACTTGCCCTGGTGTGATGCCAGCAAAATCCAGGGCCCTGTTTCCTTGGGGCAGCTGTTGGCAGGCCCTTGTTGTGGGGCTTGGTTTGCTATTGCTCCTGCACATAGATGCACACCTCGCCTCCCTCCCCTTGACAACCTTGGGAGAGAAAAGTCCACATCTGCCTGTAAACAAGCTTCTGGACTTGTCTGAGGATTCCTTGGGCTCCCGAATGATTGTTGAATGACAGTCACTGCACCCTGGAAAAAGGATTGGCTGCAAACAGGAGTGGGAAACTCTCCTGAGGTTTCTTGGTCTTTGATGCTCGTTGCCGTCATCCCTGGCCGTTGACCATGTTtgttgaggctgatgagagttgtagccgaACTGCATCTAGGCAGCTGCTGATGTTTCCCATCCCCGCAACAGACCACGAGAGCCTCCAGTGCCTGGTATCTGAGTGCTGTCCTGTCTCTCTGCTCCCAGATAGCTTGATTCCAGGTAGTCTAACTCACCATTGGACACTGGCTGCCCATTACTACATTACCAAAGGGGGGGAGTAGCTCTCTACCCTCCAGCTTCCAGTTTTCCAGATGTAGCAAACTCCCCCTCTTTAGCCAGACTTATCACTCACCTGAGGAGCTTGTAGCAAGCATCTGcaatgcaaaaaaagggaaagaagttCATGAGCATTAGAACACAGAGGTGTGACTTTAGGAAATCTAATTGTCAAGCAAGCATGGGAGGCCTTAATGGTCAGGATTGACTCCCACTAGGCAAAACAAGTaccatatatacttgagtataagccgacccgaatataagctgaggcacctaattttacaacaaaaaactgggaaaacttattgactcgagtataagcctaaggtgggaaatgcagcagctactggtaaatttcaaaaataaaaatagataccaataaaattacattacTTGAGGCATCAGTAGgttaaatgtttttgaatatttatttcaaagaaaaacagtaaACTAGTTCCATAAGTGGAAAAGAGGGTCAACAAAAACAATATAGTATCAACAAtaactttaaaagtaaaaaaaaccaaacccaaccTTAGCTCAATCAGCAACCAAGCTAGAACACAAAGAGTTTTAACGACTAagaatttaaatatatttataaccaCATGGCAAATGTTTTACGATGCCTCTAGACATAAGTAGTACAAGAcaagggaaagaaaggaggaaagagggtgATGGAGAAGTAAACCTTGTTTGATTCCTAAAAACCAGTGTTTTGGATGGGGTTTCCTCTCACCCAAGATGGAACTTTGAAAAATATGATAGCCCTGGTTGAAATGGGAGCAGTTGCAGGATAAGTGAATGTTTGTGATTGCTCAGAGGTGTAGGGGAAAGTACTgttacacacattaaaatatattctaTTTTTAACTGTCGGTAGAACTTattccaggatgctggactaagatgggccactggtctgatccagcaggctcttcctatgttcttcattaacaaaaagtaaataaaagaatgaacaaCCAAATAAGTATTCCTGGTTCTGTCTTCATTCACATTAATGAagtctgtgttctctctctctcttttaacattatttttaaagccatggaactaagttaatactgttgttgttgtttagtcgtttagtcgcgtccgactcttcgtgaccccatggaccatagcacaccaggcactcctgtcctgcactgcctcccgcagtttggtcaaactcatgttcgtagcttcgagaacactgtccaaccatctcgtcctctgtcgtccccttctcctagtgccctccatctttcccaacatcagggtcttttccaaggattcttctcttctcatgaggtggccaaagtattggagcctcagcttcacgatctgtccttccagggagcactcagggctgatttccttaagaatggataggtttgatcttctagcagtccatgggactctcaagagtctcctccagcaccataattcaaaagcatcaattcttcgacgatcagccttctttatggtccagctctcacttccatacatcactactgggaaaaccatagctttaactatacggacctttgtcggcaaagtgatgtctctgctttttaagatgctgtctaggtttgtcattgcttttctcccaagaagcaggcgtcttttaatttcgtgactgctgtcaccatctgcagtgatcaaggagcccaagaaagtaaaatctctcactgcctccatttcttccccttctatttgccaggaggtgatgggaccagtggccatgatcttggtttttttgatgttgagcttcagaccatattttgcgctctcctctttcaccctcattaaaaggttctttaattcctcctcgctttctgccatcaaggttgtgtcatctgcatatctgaggttgttgatatttcttccggcaatcttaattccggcttgggattcatctagtccagcctttcgcatgatgaattctgcatataagttaaataagcagggagacaatatacaaccttgtcgtactcctttcccaattttgaaccaatcagttgttccatatccagttctaactgtagcttcttgtcccacatagagatttctcaggagacagatgaggtgatcaggcactcccatttctttaagaacttgccatagtttgctgtggtcgacacagtcgaaggcttttgcatagtcaatgaagcagaagtagacgtttttctggaactctctagctttctccataatccagcgcatgtttgctatttggtctctggttcctctgccctttcgaaatccagcttgcacttctgggagttctcggtccacatactgcctaagcctgccttgtagaattttaagcataaccttgctagcgtgtgaaatgagcgcaattgtgcggtagttggagcattctttggcactgcccttctttggaattgggatgtagactgatcttctccaatcctctggccattgctgagttttccaaacttgctggcatattgggtgtagcaccttaacagcatcatcttttaaaattttaaatagttcagctggaatatcatcacttccactggccttgttattagcagtgttttctaaggcccatttgacttcactctccaagatgtctggctgaaggtcagcaaccacactacctggggtgtacgagacctccatatctttctggtataattcctctgtgtattcctgccacctcttcttgatgtcttctgcttctgttaggtccttaccacttttgtccttgattatggtaatctttgtacgaaatgttcctttcatatctccaattttcttgaacagatctctggttttccccattctattgttttcctctatttctttgcattgctcatttaagaagaccctcttgtctctccttgctgttttttggaaatctgcattcagtttcctgtatctttccctatctcccttgcattttgcttgcctcctctcctccgctatttgtaaggcctcgttggatagccattttgctttcttgcatttccttttccttgggatggttttcgttgctgcctcctgtataatgttacgagcctccatccatagttcttcaggcactctgtccaccaaatctaaatccttaaacctgttcctcacttccagtgtgtattcataagggatttgattcagattgtatcttactggcccagtgctttttcctactttcttcagtttaagctggaattttgctataagaagctgatgatctgagttacagtcagctccaggtcttgtttttgctgactgtatagagcttctccatctttggctgcagagaatataatcaatctgatttcgatgctgcccatttggtgatatccatgtgtagagtcgtctcttgtgttgttggaagagagtgtttgtgatgaccagcttgttctcttgacagaactctattagcctttgccctgcttcattttgaactccaaggccaaacttgccagttgttccttttatctcttgattccctactttagcattccaatcccctgtaatgagaagaacatccttctttggtgtcatttctagaagttgttgtaggtcttcatagaattggtcaatttcactttcttcagcaccggtagttggtgcataaacttggattactgtgatgttaaaaggtctgccttggattcgtatcgagatcattctgtcatttttgagattgcatcccattacagcttttgccactcttttgttgactatgagggccactccatttctgctacaggattcttgcccacagtagtagatatgatagtcacccgaactgaattcgcccattcccttccattttagttcactgatgcccaggatgtcgatatttattcttgtcatctcatttttgaccacatccagcttacctccactcatggttcttacattccaggttcctatgcaatatttttctttacagcatcggactttcctttcgcttccaggcatatccgcaactgagcatcctttcggctttggcccagccgcttcatcagctctgaatctacttgtacttgtcctccgctcttcctcagtagcatgttggacgccttccgacctgaggggctcatcttccagcgtcataacttttatatgcctgttgtctttgtccatggagttttcttggcagggatactggagtggcttgccagttccttctccaggtggatcacgtttagtcaaaactctccactatgacctgtccatcttgggtggccctgcatggcatagctcatagcttctccgagttattcaagccccttcgccacgacaaggcattgatccatgaaggggaagttAATACTAGCATAACCTTAATATAGGACAATTGTTCAGTCATAAAGCAAGAACGTGGGCATggcagggagagaagacagacaaCAAAAGAagctttttttgtaaattttagctgaaaagaacaaagcaaaacaaaaccccacctcCTGAGTGCAAGCTATGCATGGGCAAGACACCACATTTtagttcattaaaacaaaaataaaccaggtaGCATTTCATTAAAACACCAGGTAACAATGCTACTTTGAAATGTCACTTTCTCCTTTAATTAGTACACTCTAATGATAAgtgtcagggacccaggtggcgctgtggttaaaccactgagcctagggcttgctgatcagaaggtcggcggttcgaatccctgtgatggggtgagctcccgttgcttggtcccagttcctgccaacctagcagttcgaaagcacgtcaaaatgcaagtagataaataggaaccgctacagcgggaaagtaaacggcgtttccatgtgctgccctggtttgccagaagcggctttgtcatgctggccacatgacctggaagctatacgccggctccctcggccaataatgcgagatgagcgcgcaaccccagagtcggtcacaactggacctaatggtcaggggtccctttacctttaatgataaGTGTATGTCATTCTTGCCTAATGAAAGTTAGGAGTGCATGTGGAATCTGGGTCACATTTCACTGGGAGCCACGTAGGTACAAACAGAATAAATTATGTTCACTATCAAAAGAGGGAACCATTAAGACAACACCTTGGTTGCCAGCATTCTGTACAGTATGAGGACCCACCTCACCCGCCCATCATCACATTGAGCAACATTTAGAACTAGAGAGACAATGAAGTGGTCAAAATCACACCATCACCGCAGCTATTTTAGCCCCTCTGCGCAAGAGTGGCTTCTGAGGTCTGGCTAAGAACTTCTGCATGAACACAAAGTCCCAAATGTATTTTTCCAGCTATATCTCCGAGGTGTGACTTTGAGGAGGGCCATCTTCTTAGAGGCATATATTTAATGAAAAGTCACAACATGGCCGCCTGCTTCTAAAAGGGGTTGGGAGTCCTATATATCACCAAGTTGCAATCGGAGGAAAGAAGCCCTTGCAGAATAAATCAAACTCTTACAAAatggaaatacttttttttaaggaaggaaggaaggaaggaaggaaggaaggaaggaaggaaggaaggaaggtgggagacacacaaacacagagttgCCATCCTTCAAATAAAAAAGTTGTAAATAAATTCTTTTCATTTGAATACAAGGAAATACAAGGAAGCTGACAGGAGAAGGGCACATGCACGAAATATTTAAAAGCTTGTTGTAGCAATGGCAGGAGATAGAAATCCCAGTGCCAAATGGGATGTTCAGGGTGTTTATTTCAATGTCATAACCCAGGATGCGGTagcggaggaggaaggagcagcctgaCAGCAGCTCGGTCCTCCACCGCCCCCTCTGCCTCTCACAAGATCAGGCATAGGAGCTGTGGTTTGGAAAGGCACAGCACAGTGCCACTCCCAACtgcggctcctgtgcctgcccttgcaaGAGGCGGGACCAGCGgcgagaaagggctcctttctcaCCACTCATCCCTCCGCCGCCTGccgcctcactcgagtataaaCTGAGGGGGgcattttcagcacaaaaaatgtgctgaaaaagtcggcttatactcgagaaTATAtagtagggttttttgttttttaaaaatgtctggtGGTATGGCTCGTACCCAATGAATAAGCTAGCTTGGAAAATCTCACCTGGCCCATTCCTTTGCTGCCATTTCACTCACAACCCAACCTCTGGATCAATTTGTGGGAATCAGTGTTATCCTCGCAATGAGCAGTGTTTTTCTGGGGGCACTCAATGGTATGCAGCACCTTTTTctttcaaatgttaaaagtgtgagattactgtagcaacttcatggtgagtgccAGCACcatgctgtcaggagtatgggcaggagtcaggctctggggcctgtagtgctttgcaggactggggcctgcctcagcttgtgctggagaagcaaggagtggccactcaggtgaggccacttgatacctcactgcacctggtggcaggagctgggagggataaaagctcagcatttcccttcagctctttgccacaacaacgctatccctgcctggttgcatctggcctcttgctccttggaccgacgccttgatcctcgacccttggacctttgccttgccgatgtcttgctccttgactcccagaccttcgcctctgccttgctccttgaccctgcgactgcctgctgctggaccctcaaccctgcccctgttcctgcttctacaccaccatcttgcctctggtcctgacatcctcagccagggcttcaaccgcccgctgaccggaccgtgacacatgcTAAACCAGACAGGCTGGAAGGAAAACAAATCACAAATGCTATACTCACCAGACTTGGGGAGGATTACCATCAGGTCGTCTGTGAGCCCCACCTTGTGGTAATGCTCCTTGAACTTCTCCAGCACTTCATTGCTGATGTCTTGAGTGCGGGCTGCATCCAGAAGAGGTCAGAATTAGACTCTGTTCACATATACACAATGTTTGAGGTGGCGAGCAATAACTTCACCAACCTCCAGCTTGTGGGCAGCTCAGGGTAGAGTCTTGAGAGGCTGCCATGTGGAGGGAACACTCTAAGGGGGTTCCAGTCTGTGGGCTGAGGCTGGAGGTAGGGAAGAGTAGGAGCTTTCAGAAGCCATTTGAATGAGGGGTTGCACCTCATGGCCTGGACACTTGCCCCACTTTCACATGGCATGTGCTGGGCCCCCTTGGGAGCAACTTGGCACCTCTGTTTTCATGGCCTTCCCTCCATCGACTTTTAGACTGTAAACTTATTGGGGCAAAGGCCTGGCCTCTTAAGCTTTATAAAGTGCCTCTTGCTGGCTGATGCTGCTGTACATATAACAAAACATCTGTCTCGTCCCGCCTTAAAACTAGCAGTCCATTTAACAACCTTCTCCCTCCCAGCAAGGAATGCTGGGAACTCTTGTTCTATGGGAGGCATCGAGTCCTCTGCATCCTCcaccagttcccaggattccagaTAATTTGAAGTGTCATAAAATGGATGctactttttattttggtaattGAGCTTGCCCTATGCTATTATGATGTGCGAGGCGGCTGGAGGGGAGgagggtagcagcagcagcgaggtATCCGAGGGGAGAGCTGTGCCACATAGCCTGCCCTGAAATTATGCTGTCCCCATCACCAgtgctgaaataagattcagctgccagtatATGTGGGGGAGACGTGCCATCTTACccttcacttcaggcagcaaattgCCTTGTGTTGGCCCTgtttagtactgtactgtactgtattataatCTATTGTAGGGCAATGAGGGTTTGCTAGTTTtatctacaccccccccccaacatcctcCTGGCTTTAAAACCATGGAAGACAAGTGGCTGCAGAGTTAATCAGCACAGCACCAAGGAGACAGGAAAGAAAGCAACTCCTGAGTTTCAGTGAGGGGTCCCGATCAGGGGATTCAATCAGGGGGCCCTGCTTTTGCCTGGGATGCATCAGAGGGTGTGCAATCCTTTCATTCAAAGAAGCAGCCCCAACTTAGCCACACTGCTCTGCCACCAATTGCTCAGGAAGTAAGATGGCGGCTCTTGCCACCTCCACTCTCCTCTCTCTTGCTCAAGGGTGGGTCATTGGAGCACATACTGTACAACTGGACGGTGGTGCTGCTGGGCTCGTCTTCGATCTCCTTGAAGGTGTAGAGAAGGGCAAAGTTGGTGTAGTCGGTTTCCAGCACCCGCATATCTCTCTTGGCATTCTCTGAATGAAGGAGAAGATGGAACCCCAATTAGTTCTGGCCCTAGGGACTCTGAGGCCATGGAAGGAGGGTCAGAATCTGTTCTTTGTCCTTTCaacttttccttcctcccatcTTTCCAGAGTCAGAGCCAGATAATATTGATTTCCAGAGCCAGATAATCACCCACCAAGCCACACTCTGAAGTTATCCCATGCCACCCTAAATACATTCTGCCTTTCCCTCGTGTGGCATAGCATAGCATCAGAAAGATCACCACCTCAAAGATTCTTCACTTCTTCTAGAGTCTCCGTCCCAATTTTCCTagatgggagaggaggaaatgaTCCAAGAACCACTAATGTGAATGGCAAGGTCTTTTATCAAAACCTTGGTTCTcttagagaaagagaaaagcactTTGCACAGGCTCAGAGGCacacaggatttttttaaacacataACCATTTGTCAGGTCAGTTTTGCAGAGTCCCACTGTCCCTGTTGCCACATTACTACCACGCAGGTTGCCCTTACTCAGAAAGAGGTCATGTGCCAGGCTTTCCTCTCGCACAAGATGTGGTTGTTTTCCTGGCTCTGGACCAAAATCCTGCAGAGGCAAAGTCCTCAGGCAACTGCAGCTCTGAGAAGGAGATTGTTCCATGCCCTTGTTCATCTCATGGGGGTCCACTGACACTTCCCCCTCTCCTACTGAGACACCTTGGCCACCAGACTCTGATGGCTGGTCCACAGACTCcatgagaaaccaagagagtcCTCAGGAGAGATCCCTGCAGCTGGAAATCCTATTCCCACAAAGGAACCAAGGGCTGCAGCAGAAAGCTACAGTTCTTTCACTCACACTCAAGGAGCAaggctctagtccaggcatccccaaactgcggccctcctgatgttttggcctacaactcccatgatccctagctaacaggaccaggggtcggggaagatgggaattgtagtccaaaacatctggagggctgaagtttggggatgcctgctctagtcaatGACTAGCTAGTCCTGCTCAAAAAGTCTGTGGCCCTAAGACCTTGCTGAGGCAACATGGCTGTTCGACCACATGAGCAGGGGATCTCTCCATGGTCCTGACTTCCCTCCAAGGTGCAGACTTTTGCCTGCCCTGGCCGTGCCTGGGAAACCCCTTGCTTGGTCCATCCCCTTGTCTGAATCATGACAGGCtgggcggcgggggcgggggggcaggaaAATGCAATTCTGGGGGCAAGCCTTAACACACAGCCCTGCTCCCCTCTCTACACGCCCTAAAGCACTTGTGTCCTACCATCGTTTGTGAAGTGTGCAGGCTGGTCTGTCTTCTTAAAGTACATCTCTACCTTCTTGCACTCCTCAGGGCTGAAAAGAGAAATGAGGGAAAGACACATACTGGGATTAGAAATCATGGAAttctacagttggaagggaccacaagggtcatctagtccaaccccctgcaatgcaggaatgttttgcccaatgtggggctcagacccacaaccctgaggttaagagtctcatgctctatctaCTAAGCTATCGTTTGATTCTGAGTAGCTTTAAAGCCTCCACAAACTTTACAAAACAGTAAGTATACAGAGTTACACCTGTTTAATGTGGCTAAGTAACTGGGCCCAGATAGTAAAAtctgcctgttttttttaaaaaaatattagcaagaggttgagcccccccccaaaaaaattatagaatcatagagttggaagggaccttgagggttatctagtcctaccccctgcaatgcaggaatgttttctccaatgtggggctcgaacccacgaccctgagatcaaaAGTCTCGtgatctaccaactgagctattagaCTATGGAGGCTGCTTCCCTGTGGGGCATTTTCCACATAGGTGCTTTGTCTCATTTGCCCATATTTTGTTGCCTCTCACCCTaaccacagggtcattgtgaggattagaggaggaggcagaagcatATACACCCCCATGAGCTCATcttagaaaaaggtgggatagaaatgtaatgaaataaagaaacaaattaaaacaaattaaaacatttgcAGCAGGTTGCATTTTATCACCTCACTTGCGTATTTTTATTAGCATTAGGTCACTTTTCCAGTATGTATAATATTAGGAAAGTACTGATTAAATTATAGTGTTGGAGCACTATAACACTTCAGTGTTGATTTGCAGAAGGAGggggtggccgggggggggagcattaaGCATCTCCTTATAGGGAAGTGGTCCAAAGCCACCCCAGCAAATTTTGATTAGCATTTGGCACATCTGTTCTGAAAGAGGGTGCTTCTCCTTGCTGGCTCTATGATCCATTGTAGTCTAAATGGCAACACCCCCAAGGGAAGCCagagtgaggggtgtggcttccATGCTTGGTCTAATGAAGAGGGAACATTTTCATCCTACCCCAGCATTTTCAAAGGGTTTCACAGGGAAGGGGTATTTGGGAGGGGCAAATCCCCCCGCTGCAAAAtgtgccctccctcccccattcttGATCATGTAAAGTGCTCCTAAGGCCAGCTAAGGGACTAGCAGTAGTTACTTACAAAGGGTAGCCAGTAAGTATTTTCATGTCACCATTTGGAAGGGGTTTGACTAAAGCAGCAGATGTTGTCATGATGCTCTTCATGCCCTGGAATACAGGGCAGTTTGATGATCCAGCCATGATGTGCCACATCCCTGCAAACTGGAGGAAACCATTCCAGTCAGACCAGAGACCTCACCCCTCCACTCCACCATCCAAGACAAGGCCAAATCTGGCATTTCCCACATTTCTGTGCATTTCAATTAACCTGAATTATTAAGGCTCAGAATGGAGCACAGGAACCCCTCTAAGGAAAAGATGCCCATAATAAAAAGGAGTATAAATGCACACCCAGATTAAATCTCAGGAGCTGGACTGAAGTGTACAGGTCAGCAATAAACCAACCACGGTGTCAGTGAAGCCGACTCTGGCAAGTGCATGAGGTGATGATAAGGCTTTCAAATTTGCCAACCAGATAGCATCATAAGATCAAAAGATAACAGAGCAAATGGCTAGCAACGAATCGGGTATAAATTTAGACAGTACTTTGTGGACCCCTGCTCCCATTATCCCCTTGCCGCTGGCCTCCCTGAGGGCACTTGGTTGCAGAAGGCAGAAGTGTGAGCCATTGGCTAGCTCTGGAAGCAAAGAAAGGGGTGCAACTTCCCTACAGCTCAGTACCTTCTGAAGATCGAAGTCTGGTTGCATGGCAATGTCTGCCTGAATGCAGAATGAGCAAAGCAGGAGCACCAGAAGGCTTTGCATGGTGGACCTCATTCCTGCAGGTGGCTCCTCTTGCTCCT containing:
- the LOC118093961 gene encoding lipocalin-15-like; this encodes MRSTMQSLLVLLLCSFCIQADIAMQPDFDLQKFAGMWHIMAGSSNCPVFQGMKSIMTTSAALVKPLPNGDMKILTGYPFPEECKKVEMYFKKTDQPAHFTNDENAKRDMRVLETDYTNFALLYTFKEIEDEPSSTTVQLYTRTQDISNEVLEKFKEHYHKVGLTDDLMVILPKSVYTRVRRQAAEG